A single region of the Streptomyces sp. ITFR-16 genome encodes:
- a CDS encoding molybdopterin-dependent oxidoreductase: MPHDSSSSRTAPRICPLCEATCGLVLTIEGTRVTGARGDRDDVFSKGFICPKGASFGGLDEDPDRLRTPLVRKNGVLTEASWDEAFDAIARTLPAVLSEHGPHAAGVVLGNPNVHTMAGALYPSALLGALRTRALFTASTLDQMPKHVSSGLLFGDPNTIPVPDLDRTDHLLLLGANPLDSNGSLCTAPDFPGRLRALRRRGGTLTVVDPRRTRTARLADRHLAIRPGTDALLLAAMTHVLFEEKLADPGTLTEHLQGTDEVAEAVRDFTPEAVAAACDVDAATIRTLARELAAAPTAAVYGRIGSCTVEHGTLASWLVDVLNILTGNLDRPGGALFPLSATARAPRPAAPGRGFALGRWTSRVSGHPEAKGELPISALAEEIATPGQDRIRALIVLAANPVLSAPDGDRLDRALADGLDFMVSVDPYLNETSRHADVVLPPPPPSQSAHFDFAFNALAVRNQVRYTRPAVPLEPGRMDESEILARLVLAVSGMHGAEPEAVDGMIIERALGKAVADPLSPVHGRDPAALAAALTGRTGPERRLDLMLRLGPYGEGFGTDPEGLTLDRLLDHPHGTDLGPLAPRVPEVLTTRSGRVELFPAPIAADLPRLRRALDTRREPDALVLIGRRHLRSNNSWMHNVASLAGGSNICTLQMHPEDAARIGLADGADATVTADGGALTVPVEITDGVRTGVVSLPHGWGHDRPGTRMAVAAARPGVNVNQLLDGSRLDPLSGTAVLNGVPVTVTVPARAGTDRNHT, from the coding sequence ATGCCGCACGACTCCAGCAGTTCCCGCACCGCCCCGCGCATCTGCCCCCTCTGCGAGGCCACCTGCGGGCTCGTCCTCACCATCGAGGGGACCAGGGTCACCGGTGCGCGCGGCGACCGGGACGACGTGTTCAGCAAGGGCTTCATCTGCCCCAAGGGCGCGTCCTTCGGCGGGCTCGACGAGGACCCCGACCGGCTGCGCACCCCACTCGTCCGCAAGAACGGCGTGCTGACGGAGGCGAGCTGGGACGAGGCGTTCGACGCGATCGCCCGCACCCTGCCGGCCGTACTGAGCGAGCACGGACCGCACGCCGCCGGCGTCGTGCTCGGCAACCCCAACGTCCACACCATGGCCGGGGCGCTCTACCCGTCCGCCCTGCTCGGGGCCCTGCGGACCCGGGCCCTGTTCACCGCCAGCACCCTCGACCAGATGCCCAAGCACGTCTCCAGCGGGCTGCTCTTCGGCGACCCCAACACCATCCCCGTACCTGACCTCGACCGCACCGACCACCTCCTGCTGCTCGGCGCGAACCCGCTCGACTCCAACGGCAGCCTCTGCACCGCCCCCGACTTCCCCGGCCGGCTCAGAGCGCTGCGCCGGCGCGGCGGCACCCTCACCGTCGTCGACCCCCGCCGCACCCGCACCGCCCGCCTCGCCGACCGGCACCTCGCCATCCGGCCCGGGACCGACGCCCTGCTGCTCGCCGCGATGACGCACGTCCTGTTCGAGGAGAAACTCGCCGACCCCGGGACGCTCACGGAACACCTCCAGGGAACCGACGAAGTCGCCGAAGCCGTACGGGACTTCACGCCCGAGGCGGTGGCCGCCGCCTGTGACGTGGACGCCGCGACCATCCGCACCCTCGCCCGGGAACTCGCGGCCGCCCCCACCGCCGCCGTCTACGGCCGCATCGGCAGCTGCACCGTCGAGCACGGCACCCTCGCCAGCTGGCTCGTCGACGTCCTCAACATCCTCACCGGCAACCTCGACCGGCCCGGCGGCGCCCTCTTCCCGCTCTCCGCGACCGCCCGCGCGCCCCGCCCCGCCGCCCCCGGCAGGGGCTTCGCCCTCGGGCGCTGGACGAGCCGCGTCTCCGGGCACCCCGAGGCCAAGGGCGAACTGCCCATCTCCGCACTGGCCGAGGAGATAGCGACCCCGGGACAGGACCGGATCCGCGCCCTGATCGTGCTGGCCGCCAACCCCGTGCTCTCCGCGCCCGACGGCGACCGGCTCGACCGGGCCCTGGCCGACGGGCTCGACTTCATGGTCAGCGTCGACCCGTACCTCAACGAGACCTCGCGCCATGCCGATGTCGTGCTGCCCCCGCCGCCGCCCTCGCAGAGCGCCCACTTCGACTTCGCGTTCAACGCCCTCGCCGTCCGCAACCAGGTCCGCTACACCCGCCCCGCCGTCCCGCTGGAGCCCGGCCGGATGGACGAGAGCGAGATCCTCGCCCGGCTCGTCCTCGCCGTCTCCGGGATGCACGGCGCGGAGCCGGAAGCCGTGGACGGCATGATCATCGAAAGGGCCCTCGGCAAGGCCGTCGCCGATCCGCTCTCGCCCGTGCACGGCCGCGACCCCGCCGCCCTCGCCGCGGCCCTCACCGGCCGCACCGGACCGGAACGCCGTCTCGACCTGATGCTCAGGCTCGGCCCGTACGGCGAAGGCTTCGGCACCGACCCCGAAGGCCTCACCCTGGACCGGCTGCTGGACCACCCGCACGGCACCGACCTCGGCCCCCTTGCCCCGCGCGTCCCGGAGGTCCTCACCACCCGCAGCGGGCGCGTCGAGCTGTTCCCCGCGCCGATCGCCGCCGACCTGCCGCGCCTGCGCCGCGCCCTCGACACCCGCCGGGAGCCCGACGCGCTCGTGCTCATCGGCCGCCGCCATCTGCGCTCCAACAACAGCTGGATGCACAACGTCGCCTCGCTCGCAGGGGGTTCCAACATCTGCACCCTCCAGATGCACCCGGAGGACGCGGCCCGCATCGGCCTCGCCGACGGCGCCGACGCGACCGTCACGGCAGACGGCGGCGCGCTGACCGTCCCGGTCGAGATCACCGACGGGGTACGGACCGGAGTGGTGAGCCTCCCGCACGGCTGGGGGCACGACCGCCC